From the genome of Pseudomonas sp. FP453:
ACGCGGCCGATCACCTGCTCGGTGGACGGGTTCACCACTGCTTCGACGCTGCTGCCGTGGGGTTTGACCCAGGCGCCGTCGATGTAGCACTCAAACAGATCCGACATGCCACGCACTCCCTTCATGCCACGTGATTCAAGGCGCCCGCCAAGGTGTCGAACACCTGGGCGATCTCCTGCGGGCTGATCACCAGCGGCGGCGAAATCACGATGGTGTCGCCCGAGCCGCGCACCAGCACGCCGTTATCGAAGCACCATTGCGCGACCTCGCTGCCACGTGCGCCAGCCGCACCGGGGCGCGGTTCCAGTTCGACGGCGCAGAGCAGGCCGAGGGTGCGCACGTCCAGCACCGGGCCCACCCCGCGCAACGCCAGCGCCGCGGCCTGCCAAATCCCGCTGACGGCGTTGACGTGTTGATTGATACCCAGCTCGCGATGCACCTCGATGGTCGCCAACCCGGCCGCACACGCCAGCGGATGCGCCGAATAGGTGTAGCCATGCATCAGTTCGATCACATTGACGGGGCCCGCCATGAAGGCTTCATACACCGCCGCGCTGACCAGCACGCCGCCCATGGGCACGGCGCCGTTGGTCAGGCCTTTGGCGGTGGTGATCAAGTCCGGGGTGACGCCAAAGGCTTGCGCGGCAAAGCTGTCGCCGACGCGGCCAAAGCCGGTGATCACTTCGTCGAAAATCAGCAGCACACCGTGGCGCGTGCAGATCTCCCGCAAGCGCTGCAAGTAACCCTGGGGCGGCGGGTACACGCCACCGGAACCGGTCACCGGCTCGACGATCACGGCGGCTACAGTGCTGGGGTCCTGGATGTCGAGCAACTGCGTCAGCGCATCGGCATAACTCGCGCCGTGTTCAGGCTGGCCGGCGCTGAAACGCATGCTCGCGTCGTATGGCAGCGGCAGGTGCGACACCTCCCCCAGCAACGGGCCAAAGTCACGTTTCTGCCGGCCGATGCCGGACACCGACAGCCCACCGAAGCCCATGCCGTGATAACCCTTGGCCCGGCCGATCAGCTTGGTCCGGCGGCAATCGCCGCGCGCCTGGTGATACGCCCGGGCGATCTTCAATGCGGTGTCCACCGCCTCGGAACCCGAGTTGGTGAAGAACACCTGCGCCATCCCGGCCGGGCTGATCTCGATCAACCGCTCGGCCATCTCCAGCGCTTGCGGGTGGCTCATCTTGAAGGACGAGACAAAGTCCAGGCGCCCCGCCGCTTCGCGAATGGCTTCGACGATCTTCGGCTGGCCATGCCCGGCATTCACGCACCACAGCCCGGCCATCGCATCCAGCACGCGGCGCCCATCGGTGGTGGTGTAGTGCATGCCGTCGGCACTGGCGAACATCATCGGTTGCTGCTGGAACTGACGCATCGGGGTGAACGGCGCCCAGAAGGCCGGGTTGGAAATAGTGCTCATAACGACTCCTGCAAAACGGTGGTCTGATGGCCGATCAGCGTCGGGCGCTGCAACGGGCCGGCGTTAACATTGACGCGGCGGTCCACCAACAAGGTGCCGCCTTCGATCCGGCACGTGACCTGGTCACAAAACGCCGTCTCGACAAACTGCCAGGTCATGTTCAGCACGCCGTCTTCACGCCAGCGCGCCTGCGCCACGACGGGGGTGAGTTCCGGCTGATATTGGTGATGCAGATAGTGGCCGGTCATGCCTGTCTGGCTTTCGATGGCATCGACCAGCCCGGCACGGATGCAATGGGTGCCACGGGGGTCGGTGAGGAAGAAGTCGCAATAGTCAGGGCCGAACGCCAGGCGCACTTGGCTGACCTGGTCTTCATTGGCCTGCATCACGAACGTGCCGTTGAACTCGGCCTGACGTGGCGAGCGCGACGCTCCCGGCAGGGACGGCCGCCGCTGGTTGGCCAGCAGTCGCGCCAATTCGGCGTCCGCCGCGCCATCGCTGGGCACGCCCAGCGCGGGCAACAAGTGTTCCCAAAGCAGGCTGTGCAAGCGCCGCTCGCCCAGGGGCAAGCCCGCAGTAAAGGCGATCACCGCGTTGTGCCGGGGCAAGACGATGCACTGCTGGCCGAACACACCGGAGGCGTAATAACCGCCGTGCAAGGTCATCCACCACTGGTAGCCGTAGCCCTCGCGGCGCGTGATCGCGGCGTCGCTGGATTCATCGCGGCCCAGGTAGCGCTTGCCATCGAAGGCGCCCATCCACACATCATCGACGTGCCCACGGGTGGCTTCGGCCACCCACTCTGCGGACAACAACTGCTGCCCTTGCCATTGACCTTGCTGCAAATGCAGCACGCCAAACTTGAGCAAATCTTCGGTGCTGCAACTCAAACCATTGCCACCGGTGTTGAAGCCGCCAGGGGCGAGGTCCCACTCAATCGGGCCCATGCCCATGGGTTGGAAAATCCGCGTGTTGCACAGCGCAAATGCGGTCTCGCCGCTGACCACACTGACGATGGCCGAGAGCATGAAACTCGACGCGCTGCTGTAGATAAACCGATGCCCAGGCGCGTCTTCCACCGGTTCATTGAGGAACAACTGGACCCAGCTGTCACTGCGCCCACGCCAGGCGCCGCCGGAGATGCCTTGGCGGTGCCCGGTGCGCATGGTCAGCAGATCACGCACGGTCATGGCCGCCAGATTGGCGCTGATGGCGGCCGGGCAATCGGCGGGGAAAAACTCCACCACCTTGGCGTCCAGCGACAGTACACCGTCATCCACCAACAGCCCGACGGCCATGGCCACCCAGCTTTTGGTCGCCGAATGCTGGACGTGCAGGCGCTCGGCGCGATACGGCGCCCAAAACGCCTCGGCCACCACCGCGCCGTCGCGGTAGAGCATGAAACTGTGCAATTCCAGGCCCGCAGCGTTCACCGCTTCGATGAAATCACTGACGCCCCGCGCCGATACACGTTGTTGGCTGGGCAGTGCCCGGCGCAACGGCAAACTTGTCATTTGATCTATCCCTTAATGTGCACTGCTTGGGCGTGCAACAGGCTGACCCTGTTGCACGCCATGACGGCTACCAGAGCGCCACGGTGTAACCCAGGATCAGTCGGTTTTCGTTGGTGTCACGGGCGAAGTTGCTGGTGGCGCTGGCGTTCTGCCAACGCAGTGACACATCCTTGAACGTGCCGCTCTGCACCACGTAGCCCAGGCTCAAGTCACGCTCCCACTCACGCCCTTCGCCGTTGAAGCCGATGACCTTGGCGTTGTCGCCCTTGGCGTAACGCGTCGAGAACAACAAGCCCGGCAGGCCCAGCGAGGCAAAGTCATAGTCGTAGCGGGCATGCCACACGCGCTCGCCGGTCTGGGAGAAGTTGGCCAGTTGGTACTCGGTGAACAGGTAGGTGTTGGTGCCGTCCACGTAGGTGAACGGTGTCGAACCGTACTGCGCCTGGTAACCGCCGCTGAGGTTGTGGCCGTACAGGCTGTAGCCGATGCGCGTACTCAACGCACGGTTATCCACCTTGCCGGCCAGGGCGGCGGCGTCTTCGCTGGCGTTGAAGTAGCGGATGTCGGTCTTGAAGGTGCCGGGGCCCCACTTGAAGCTGTTTTTCACCCCCAGGTAGTGCTGCTGGTAGAGGCTTTCCAGTTGTGCGTATTGATAGGTCAGCGCGGTGTTCGGCGTGAGCTTGTACTCGCCGCCGGCGTAGCGGAATTCGTCGCTTTTCGCGCTGCTTTTGTAGGCGCCGTACTGGCTGGTGAGGCCCATGTCTTCGTAGTGCGTGGAGTCACGCTGCTTGACCTGGTCCAGTTGGCCGGCGCTCAGGGTCAGGTTGTCGATGTCCTTGGACGTGATGGCCGTGCCGCTGAAGCTCTGCGGGAACAGGCGGCTGAGGTTGGGTTGCAGGGTCGGCAGGTCGGGCACCATGTAGCCCACGCGCAGCTCGCTTTTGGCCAGGCGCGCCTTGCCGGTGATCCCCAATTTCGAGTAGTTGTCGTGGGCGCGGCGGGCATAGCTCGGTGAGCCCGGTTCGGCCACGCTGGAACGTGCGAGCAGGCCGGTGCCGGAGTTGTCCGGGCTGGAATCGAGCTTCACGCCAAGCATGCCGACCGCGTCCAGGCCAAACCCCACCGTGCCTTCGGTAAACCCCGATTCGACGTTGAGGATAAAACCCTGCGCCCATTCGGCACGCTTGTTCTGCCCGCTGTCTTCGCGGTAATCACGGTTGAAGTAATAGTTCTTCAATTCCAGCGCGGCCTTGCTGTCGGCGATGAAGTCAGCGTGGGCCAGCAAGGGCATGAAACCGGCGCCCATGACGCTGGCTCCGGTGACGACTTTAGTGATGCGGTTGTTCATGTGCAGGTTCCTGGCAGACAGGTTGAGTGGGGTTGTTTTTGTTTTCTTCGGCCATGGCTTCGCCCGCCTCGCCAATCAGCGACCGACGAGGGATGGGGTGCAACGTATGGCCTGGGGTGCAGCAGTACCTAAATCACACTGGCGCGCAGGCGATAACTGCCATCCGCACGTTTCTCCAAGGGGCTAGCCGCCGCCAGCAAGCGGCGGGTGTACGGGTGTTGCGGGCTGTCGAAGATCTCATCGCGGGGGCCCATTTCCACGACCTCGCCCTGGTTCATCACTGCCACCCGATGGGCAATACGCTCCACCGCCGAGAGGTCGTGGGAGATAAACAGGCAAGCAAAGCCGTATTGGCGTTGCAGGCGCTCGAACAGTTCGAGGATCTGCTTCTGGATGGTCATGTCCAACGCCGAAATCGGCTCGTCGGCGATCACCAGCTTGGGCCGCCGCACCAACGCCCGGCCAATCGCCACGCGCTGGCGTTGACCGCCCGAGAGTTGGTGGGCGAAGCGCTCGCGGAACTGCTCGGGCAAGCCCACGTCCACCAGGGTGTCGGTGACGCGCTGACGCTTTTGCGCGGCGCTCAGGGCCGGCTCATGGCGCAGCGGTTCGGCGAGGATCTGGCCGACGGTCATGCGCGGGTCGAGGGACGAATACGGGTCCTGGAAAATCATCTGGCATTGCAGGCGATGCACGCGGTTGGCGGCCTTGAGGATATCCACGCCCTGGAACAGGATCGCCCCGGCGCACGGGTTGACCAAGCCGACCACAGCGCGCCCGAGGGTGGTCTTGCCCGAGCCGCTGCCACCGACCAACGCCAGGGTTTCACCGGGGGCGATGCTCAGGTTCACCGAATGCACCACGCGTTTAGGCACGCTGCGCCCCCAGAAACTGCGCGGGCCCGGATGTTCGATACATACATCGCGCACCTGCAACAACGCCGCTTCCGCCGCCGGCAAGGGCACCAACTCGCCGCGCCGGGGCAACGCTTCGAGCAACTGGCGGGTGTATTCGGCCTTGGGCGCAAAGAGGATATCTTCGATGCGCCCCTGCTCCACCGCCTTGCCCGCGCGCATCACCACCACTTTGTGGGCATAACGCGCCACCAGCGACAGGTCGTGGCTGATAAACAGAATCGCCGTGCCTTGCTCGCGGGTCAGCTCCAGCATCAGCTCGATCACGTCCAGTTGGGCCAGGCAGTCCAGCGCGGTGGTCGGCTCGTCGGCGATCAGCAGCGCCGGGCGCAGCAGCATCACCGAGGCGAGCATGATGCGTTGGCGCATGCCGCCGGAAAACTGGTGCGGGTAAGACGCCAGGCACTTTTCCGCGTCCTTGATGCCGATGCGTTGCAGCATGGCGATGCAGCGCTCGCGGATCGTCGGGGCGTCCAGCGCGGTGTGCAGCTTGAGCGCCTCGCTCATCTGCCGGCCAATGGTCAGCGCCGGGTTGAGGGAGACCATCGGCTCCTGGAACACCATGCCGATCCGCGCGCCACGCACCTCCCGCATGGCTTTGGCGTTGTTGCTGTCCAGCGGTTCGCCCTGGAAGGTGATGCGCCCGCCGCACACTTGCATCGGCGCGGGCAGCAAGCCAATGGCGGCGCGGGCGGCCATGGTCTTGCCGCTGCCGGACTCACCCACCAAGGCGACGATTTCACCGGGAGCCAGGGTAAAACTGAAATCATCGACGGCCAGCGGGCCGTCCACGCCGACGCGAATCTGTAGATTTTCAACGGCCAACAAAGGCACGGGTACGCTCATGCTCATTTCCTCATGCGCGGGTCGAGACGATCGCGCAAGGCATCGCCGAACAGATTGATCGCCAGCAACGTCAGGCTGATAAAGATGCCCGGGAAGATCCCCAGCCACGGCGCGTTGGAGATATAGGTGCGGCTCGCCGAAAGCATGCTGCCCCAGGTCGCGGCCGGTGGTGGTACGCCGAGGCCGAGGAAGCTCAGCGCGCTCTCCGACAGCAGCGCCCAGCCGAACATGCTGGTGGCCAGCACACACAACGGTGCCAGGCAGTTGGGCGTGATGTGGCGGAACATGGTGTACAGCTCGGAGTTGCCGATCACCCGCGACGCCTCGATAAACTCCAGCTCACGCAACGACAGCACGCTGCCGCGCACCACCCGCACCACCGACGGCGTGTAGGCAATACCGAGGGCGAGCACGATGCCGTACTGGCTGGCCCCGACAATCGCCATGATGCCCAGGGCCATAAGGATGCCGGGGAATGCGAGCAATGCGTCGTTGAGCATCATCAGGATGCGATCGGTCCAGCCGCGCAGGTAGCCGGCGAGCATGCCGATCAGCGTGCCGCAGACCACTGCCACGCTGACCGACAGCAGGCTGATCCACAGGCTGGTGCGCGCACCGATGATCAAGCGGCTGAACACATCCCGGCCAAATTCATCGGTGCCCAGCCAGTGCGCGGCATCTGGTGCGTGCAGGCGTGAGAGCAGGTCGAGCTTGAGCGGGTCGTACGGTGTCCACACCACGCCGAGCAGGGCCAGCAACACCAGAGCTGCGAGCAAGCCGCCGCCAATCAGGGCGTTCAGCGGTGGGTAGCGCCGACGGCGGCGCGGCGCGATTGCCGTTACGCCGGGCAAGGCAGGCGTCTTCAGGTTCATAGCTTCACCCTTGGATCGAACAGCGGATACAGCAGGTCCACCAACAGGTTGACCAACACATAGATGCAGGTGATCAGCAACAGGCACCCCTGCAACACCGGGTAGTCGCGGGAGAAGATCGCGTCGACCATCAGCCGGCCGATGCCGGGCAAGGTGAACACGGTTTCCAGCACCGCAATGCCGCCGAGCAGGTTGCCGAGGATCAGGCCGATCAGGGTCCAGGTCGGCGCGAAGGCGTTGCGCAAGGCGTGTTTCCACAGCACCGCGCCTTCGGACAAACCCTTGGCCCGCGCATGGGCGATGTATTCCAGGCGCAGCACTTCAATGGTGCTGGCCCGGGCCATGCGGGCAATCGCGCCGAACTCCACCAGGGTCAGGGTGACAATCGGCAGTACCACGTAGGTCAGCGCCTTCATCGGATCAGTGCCAAAGCCGACATAACCAATCACCGGCAACCAGCCCAGTTGAATGCCGAACACATACAGCAGCAACAGGCCCAACCAGAAGCTCGGCACCGACAGCAACAGCGTCGCCGTCGCCACCAGGCCGAGGTCCATCGCGCTGTTTTGCTTCCAGGCCGCGAGCAAGCCCACCGGCACCGCCAGCAACGTCGCCAGCAATACCGCCACCAGCACCACCGTGGCGCTGACGCTGAAGCGCTCCACCAGCAGATCCAGGACCGGCTGGCGGCTGCTGATGGACACCCCGAGGTCGCCACTGAGCACCGACTTGATCCAGATCAGGTACTGGGTCACCACCGAGTGGTCCAGCCCCAGGCTGCTGCGCATGTCGGCCAGGCTTTGCGGATCGGCCATGTCGCCGAGCATCAGCAAGGCCGGGTCGCCGGGGATCAGGCGGATCAAGGCAAACACAATCACCGAGATCAGCAACAGGGTCGGCACCGCCATGCCGAGCCTGTGTGAGATGAATCGAAACATAGCGCTACGCCTTACTTGGAAGTGTCGGCCAGCTTCACGCCCCACAGGCGCGGCTTGGCAACAGGCCAGGAACGGTAACCTTCAACACGCTTGCCCATGGCGCCGATGGCGGTGCCGTTGTAGATGACCACCATCGGTACATCCTTGAGCATCAGCGTGTGCAGTTGGTCGAACAGCGGCCGGCGCTTGGCGGGGTCGACTTCGCGCTGGGCCTCACGCAGGATCGCCAGGGCCTGGGGGTTGTCCCAGACTTTGCGTGGTTCCTTGTCCTTGTCGCCGATCACCGATTCGTAGCTTTGCGCAGCATCGAAACGCCCCGAGTAAGAGAACGCCATCATCTGGTAGCTGCCGGTCTGGTAGCGCTCCAGCTGCGTGCCCCACTCCAGGGTTTCCATTTCGATGTTCACGCCGGCTGCCTGGACCATGGCTTGGCTGAGCAGGCCGAGGTCAAACATCTGCGGGTAGCGCTTGTTGACCAGCATGCGGATTTTTTCACCGCGGTAGCCGGCCTCTTTCAGCAGGCGCCGGGCCTCGTCGAGGTTGTAGGTGTAGCCCTGGTGCGCCGTGGCGTCGTAATAAGGGCTGGCGGTGGGGATCACCGAGTTGTTGACCACCGACAAACCATCGGACAACGCCGCGACCATCTGCGCGTAATCCAGGGACAACGCCACCGCACGGCGGATGCGCACATCCTTGAGCAACGGGTCGCGGGTCTGGAACAGCAGGCCGCTGATGGTCATGATCGGGCTGACTTGCACCTGCAGGTTCTTCACCTGCTTGAGTTGCGCGGCGTCCATCGCCGTGACGTCCGGCAGCAGGTCAACGCCACCCGACAGCAATGCGGCCTTGGCCGAGGCGGAATCGGGGATTACTTCAAAGCGCACCTTGTCGACAAACGCCTGTTTGTTGCCGGTGTAGCCGTCTGCCGTGGCCTCGGCCCGTGGGCTGTAGTCCTTGAAGCGGTCAAGTTCGACGTACTGGCCCTTCTGCCATTTGCCCAGGGTGAACGGCCCGGTGCCAATCGGCGCGCGCCAGCTGCCATCGGCAGCCAGGGAGTCCGGGTGCAGGATGCCGCTGCCGGCACAGTCCGGGCGGGCCATGGCGGCGAGGAACAAGCCGTTGGCCTGGTCCAGGGTGAACACCACGGTGTTGGCGTCGGGGGCGGCGACATCGACGATCTTGGCCGCGCCGCGCCCATCGAACTCCGCCAGGCAACGCCACTGGGTCTTGGGGTCGAGGTAACGCTGCCAGGTCCATTGCACGTCCTTGGCGGTCAGCACCTGGCCGTTCTGGAAGTGCACGCCGTCGCGCAGGGTGAAGGTGTAGCGCAAGCCATCCGGCGACACGTCGACCGTACTGGCGAGCATCGGCGCGATGCTGGTGTCTTCGCGGTAGGCCACCAGGCCTTCGACGATGTGCATCATCACCGCGTCGGTATTGTCATCGCGGTTGACGCCCGGGTCGGTGCTGCGGATATCACCGTTGAGGCCGACGCTGATGACCTTGTCCTGGGCGACGGCCATGGACAATGTGCACGCCGATAGCGCGACGGCCAGTGCCGTCTTTACGTAGTTGTTCACGGGAGAAAGACTCCTTGAAGAAATGTTCCGGTCGTTGGCGTGGGCCAAGGCAGGACCGGCATCAGAATGAGTGAATCCTTGGTTATTGTTATACGGTCTGTTCTGAGTGCAGCGTGAAGCGGTGAATCAGCCCAGGCTGCGCTTGTGGCGCAAGACCTTGGCGAAAAAGTCCTGGGCCGCCGGCATGGCCTTGACGCCCTGGTGCGCGACGTTGGGCAACAGGTCGAACTGCACCTGTACGCCCGCGGCTTCAAAACTGGCCTGCAAGCTGGCCAGGCGTTCCGGGCGCGTACGCCCCGCTCCGTTGGCCCCGGCCATGTAGTGTTTGCTGCCTTCGCGGTGGGTGATTTCCCAGGTTTCCAGGTCGGCATCACCGACCACCATATGCACCGGCAACCGCTGCAAGGCCGGAAGGTTCAGCGGCTTGCCAAAGCGCGTCGCGAAATCGCGCACGCCGACCCACCAGTCCTGGTCGGCATCGAGCAAGGTCACCGAGCCCGGCGCGCCGATGGAAGCAGCCCAGAGTTTTTCCGGGTGCAGGTAGCAAAAGCGATGGGTGAATTGCCCGCCACCGGAATAACCGAACAGCGCGAACGTATCGAAGCGCCGGCCGTAACGCTCGCCGACGTTGGCGATCATGTCGAGCAGGATCTGGTCGTAGCGGATATCGCCCTCGACCATCTGCTTGTAGCCATCGCCATTGCCATCCCCCAGCACACCGACCGGGAACAGGGGCGACAGGATCACACAATCGTTCCAGCGGCCAAACTCCGCGAAACCGTTGCGGTAGACCTCCATGGCGCGGGTCGAGCCGTGCAGCGACACCACCAGGTCGATGGGCCGGCTGGCGTCTTCGATGGTTTCAGGCACGTAGAGGGTGTAGGCAAAACGGCTGTCCTGGGCGTGGGAATACACCGTGGTCGCGCCGAGGTGGTAGACGTTCTTGGCAGCGCGCACGGCTGCGTCTTCAGGGCTGGTATCTGCATTGCTCATGGGGTTCATTCGCCGAGTCAGTTCGGATTTGAGTATTGGCCGGGCGCTATAAAAAGAAAAACTAATTAAACTTTAGCCTGAGTAAACAAAACCTTTACGATGCAGCCACACCCACGACCACGGGCCCGCCCATGAGCAGCATTCGCTTCTTCAAGACCTTTATCGCCGTCGCCGAGTACGGCAGCTTTGCCGCTGCCGCCGACCGCGTGGCCCTCACCAATGCCGCCGTTGGCCAGCAAATGCGCGCCCTCGAAGAGGAAATGCGCCGCCCGCTGTTCGACCGCAGCCAGCGGCAGATCAAGCTCAGCCGCGATGGCGTGCTGTTGCTGCCCAAGGCCAAGCGCCTGCTGGCGGACTACGAGCAAATGATCGCCGAAGCGCCCGACGGCGAGGCCATGGAAGGTGAAGTGTCGATTGGCGGGATTACCTCGGGCATGGGCCTGCTCGCCAATTGCCTAGTGCAACTGAAAAAGCTGCACCCGCGCATCTCGGTGAACCTGATGACGGCGCGTTCCGACGAAGTGGTCAACCTGGTCCACGCCGCCAAGCTCGACGCCGCCTTGCTGATCGAGACGGCGCGGCAGAACTTCGACGGCCTGAGTTGGACCCTGCTCTACAACGAACCCATCGTGATGCTCGCCAATGCCACGCAGACTGCCGGGATCAACGACGCGGTGGAGTTGCTGCGCACCCAGCCGTTCATTCGTTACGACCGCTCCACCGCCGTGGGCCGCAAGGTGCAGTCGATCATCAAGAGTGAGTCGGTGGAGCCGCTGGAGATCCTGGAGCTGAACTCGATCATCGGCATTGCCGATCTGGTGCGCCAGCAAGTCGGCGTGGCCATCGTGCCGTTGCTGAAGAACTTTGACTGGCACAAAGACCCCAGCCTGCGCGTACTGCCGCTGCCGGGCGACCTGGCGGTACGGCGGGTGGGGATTCTGGAGCAAGGCACGAAAAGTGCGATTACCGGGGAGATTCGCAAGCTGCTGATGGCTGCCGTGGCGAAGTGAAGCGTGATATCAGGCCGTGGTGCTGACCAGCGTGCCCGAGGTGTCGCCGCCCTCGGCAGTGACTGCCTGCAACAACGCTGCGGTGGCGGTCTGCAAGGCCGCTGAGGTGGCACTCACCTGGGATTGCGCCGCTGCAACCGCTGCCAACTTGGCCTCTTCGCTCTGCTTGCTGGACTGGGCTTTCTGCACCGCTTGCTGCTGTTCTTGCAGTTGTTTTTGCAGTTCTTCGATCTGTTTTTTCAGGGCCTTGACGGTATCGGACTCTTCCGAGGTCGAGGTGGTTGCCGCGCCTGCGCCGCCGGCTTTTTTGCTGTCGGTGCCGGCGCTGGTGGTGCTGGAGGCTTCGGTGGTCGTGGTGTCAGTCGCCGTGGTGTCAGCAGTACTGGCACTGCTCGCAGCGGGTGTCGTTATTGCGCTGGGTGTACTGGCGATAGTGACGTTCATGGGCTGTTCTCGATGGCGATTGGCGAACTTTATACGCCGCGTAGCCATCATTACGCCAGCTTCGCCGGGGTAAACTTGGTATCAAAAAAGCTATAATATGCCGCGCTCGGTTACATACCCCAAGGAAGAAACACCAGATGAGCACGACCGCTTACTGGCTGCGCCTCGTGGCCTCGCTCCCGGTATATCTCCTGTCCATCATGATGTGGATTCAAACCCCAAGGACGATTGCCGACGCCGTACGCCTGTGGCGCCGGGGCTACTTGACCTCTTACGAGCAAGGCCTGGCGATCGGTTACATCATCGGCGGCGTGCTGGTGGCGGCGGTGGCCTATGGCATCTGGCGCATGGCGCGCTACCTGCGCACGGGCTACTTCAAGAAGCAGCCCAAACCTGCGCCCACGCCGTGGCCGTGATCAGGGTGCTTTGCTTGATGGTTTTGAGGTAATCATCCCGAAGCAGCGCATCTCCATCTGCTTGCCGTATTTCTCAATGACCGCCATGCGGGCTTCCTTGGTGCTTTCAATCGGGTAGTCCTGGACCTGACGCATAAACACAGTGCGTATGCTTTTTTCCATATCAGAGGTGCCGCTCCCCTGCCAAGGCGGTTCGGTGTTTTCCTGCCGGGCCATCATGGCCGCAATGCCATCAGCCTCCCAAGTACGGCAGTACTCGCGCTCCTGCTGGGTCATGATGATCTTGTCGCCCTCGCTGTGCCACGCCCAGGCGCCGGAACTCGCGAACACGGCGCTCAGCGCCAAGGCATGGGTGAACAACCTGCGCAGCATAGTGTGATCCCTCACGGCTTGACGACCGAGGCACTTTTCCCCGTCTCGATGTCACGAATGTCGTAACTCCATTGGTTCAACGACGAAAAACCATACAGCCCATACGTGCGCCCCGGGGCCAACTCCACGGTCAGCGGAACCAGTGCCGTGTGCGTCTGCGCGGTGATGAACTTGCGCACCTGCAGGGTATGGACGCCAGCCCCCACGCGGTATTCGCTCTGGCGGCTCAGCCAGTACAGGGTCTGTTCCCCGTCGATCTTGACGATCGTCAGCGACTTATCGAACTGCTGGATCGTCACGACTTGCTCGGCAGGCTTGCCTTTCGCGCTGTCGTGTTCGTAATGGATACAACCGGTCAGGGCCAGGCTCGCCGCGAACAGCGCGCCACTCTTTTGCAAGTTTGCCAGCATCGTCTCATTCCCTTGAAAAAGGCCATGATCCTAGTGGCATTCCTACAAGGGATCAACGCAGGCTTACTGCCACCCTCCCCCCATGACCTTGTACAACGTCACCCGATTGCTCTGTTCGGCCAGGCGCAAGGTGATCAGGTCCTGTTCGGCGCTGTACAGCGAGCGCTGTGAATCCAGGGCCTCGAGGTAGCTTTGCGAACCGGCGCGATAGAGTGCATCGGACAAGTCGAAACTTTTCTGGCTGGCCTCGGTAAACGCCTGCTGCGCGGCCAGGCGCTGGTCCAGGGTGCTGCGCACCGCCAGCGCGTCGGCGACTTCCTTGAACGCAGTTTGCAGGGTTTGTTGATAGGTCTGCACCTGGATCTCCTTCTCGACCTTGGCCGCATCCAGTGTGGCGCGGTTACTGCCGGCATCGAAAATCGGCAGGCTGATACTCGGCGCAAACGTCCAGGCGCCACTGCCGGCCTTGAACAACCCGGACAAGGCCGCGCTGGCAGAGCCCGCATTGGCCGTCAGGCTGATGGTGGGAAAAAACGCCGCCCGCGCCGCGCCAATGTCGATATTCGCCGATTGCAGGCTGTGCTCCGCCGCCAGCACATCCGGCCGACGCTGCAACAGGCTTGACGGCAATTCAGCTGGCACTTGCACCAGCGCTGCCGCAGACTCCAGGCGCGTACCCGGCAGCAGCGTGTCGGGGATGTCGCTGCCGACCAGCAGGCGCAACGCGTTGCGGTCTTGCAGGATCTGGCTCTGATACTCCGCCACATCGCCGCGCGCCGACTCCACCGTGGTTTGCGCCTGGGCCACCGCCAGTGCGGCAGAACCGCCGAGGGCGTGGCTGCGTTGGGTCAGTTCATAAGT
Proteins encoded in this window:
- a CDS encoding efflux transporter outer membrane subunit, whose amino-acid sequence is MIKFHWPLLAVLALNGCVNLAPTYERPEAPIPAQWQAGVNGDVAADIQWQPFFTDSRLARLQTLALANNRDLRLASLNIEKAQAQYRIQRAAALPSIDAGVSGTHSRTPGSLSSSGVASTSHDYSAQLGLSSYEVDVFGRVQNLQDEALQAYLALTETRRSTQISLVAEVATAWLTLAADNERLQLAQDTLTSQQATYELTQRSHALGGSAALAVAQAQTTVESARGDVAEYQSQILQDRNALRLLVGSDIPDTLLPGTRLESAAALVQVPAELPSSLLQRRPDVLAAEHSLQSANIDIGAARAAFFPTISLTANAGSASAALSGLFKAGSGAWTFAPSISLPIFDAGSNRATLDAAKVEKEIQVQTYQQTLQTAFKEVADALAVRSTLDQRLAAQQAFTEASQKSFDLSDALYRAGSQSYLEALDSQRSLYSAEQDLITLRLAEQSNRVTLYKVMGGGWQ